The Sulfurimonas lithotrophica genome includes a region encoding these proteins:
- a CDS encoding PatB family C-S lyase: MSYSFKKSACRKDTNAEKYKLREKLFGTEDVEPVWVADMDIDTPDFVTDAIKKRLNHPVFGYEDMPESAYEAQIDWLYRHHGIKYEVVDMLYSHSVVASMHTAIEAFSKVGDKIIVQTPVYPPFFKSVTQLDRKVLVNPLKLQENGIYTFDLDDLESQIDEKTKMILLCSPHNPVGRVWKRDELESLLEICLKHNIVIFSDEIHSDLVYAPNKHIPFASISKKAKDITVSTFGVGKTFNMAGFAISTVAIANEELRDRFLKAYSKVHFAQGASLSHVAFEAAYKNGDVWLSKLKEHLRNNYTLLKKLCDKYPQFIKITPIEATYLAWLDCRGMGLRDKELRDFFIKNAKLGLNAGIAFGKAGSGFMRLNFALSSDKMSKVIQQLESALKNRKING; the protein is encoded by the coding sequence GTGAGTTATAGCTTTAAAAAGTCAGCTTGCAGAAAAGATACTAATGCAGAAAAATATAAACTAAGAGAGAAGCTTTTTGGGACTGAAGACGTAGAACCCGTATGGGTTGCGGATATGGATATAGATACACCGGATTTTGTCACAGATGCTATAAAAAAAAGGCTAAATCATCCCGTATTTGGTTATGAAGATATGCCAGAGAGTGCATATGAAGCTCAAATAGACTGGCTTTATAGACATCATGGAATTAAGTACGAAGTAGTTGATATGCTGTACTCTCACTCTGTTGTTGCATCTATGCATACTGCAATAGAAGCTTTTAGCAAAGTAGGGGATAAGATTATAGTTCAAACACCTGTGTATCCGCCTTTTTTTAAATCTGTAACACAGCTGGATAGAAAAGTTTTAGTTAATCCTTTAAAGCTTCAAGAGAATGGAATATATACTTTTGATTTGGATGATTTAGAATCACAAATAGATGAAAAAACAAAGATGATTTTATTGTGTTCCCCTCACAATCCCGTTGGACGTGTATGGAAGAGGGATGAGTTAGAATCTCTTTTAGAGATATGTCTTAAACACAATATTGTAATTTTTTCAGATGAGATACACTCAGATTTGGTATATGCTCCAAACAAGCATATCCCGTTTGCATCTATAAGCAAAAAAGCAAAAGATATTACGGTTAGTACCTTTGGAGTCGGAAAAACATTTAATATGGCGGGATTTGCAATAAGTACGGTAGCTATTGCAAATGAGGAGCTTAGAGATAGATTTTTAAAAGCATATTCTAAAGTACATTTTGCCCAGGGTGCATCACTCTCTCATGTGGCATTTGAAGCTGCATATAAAAACGGAGATGTATGGTTAAGTAAATTAAAAGAGCATCTGCGTAACAACTATACTCTTTTAAAAAAATTATGCGATAAATATCCTCAGTTTATAAAAATAACACCTATTGAAGCTACATATTTAGCCTGGCTTGATTGTAGAGGTATGGGTTTAAGAGATAAAGAATTAAGAGATTTTTTTATAAAAAATGCAAAACTCGGGTTAAATGCGGGAATTGCTTTTGGAAAGGCAGGAAGTGGCTTTATGCGCTTGAATTTTGCTCTCTCGTCTGATAAAATGTCAAAGGTTATTCAGCAGTTGGAATCTGCACTTAAAAATAGGAAAATAAATGGTTAG
- a CDS encoding dUTP diphosphatase, whose translation MDKILIMLQLQNQLNDSTNGENWTKGVTKNGKVINWKRCIYMECAEMIDSFSWKHWKNIDAQPDWDNLQIEVVDVWHFIISLAIENYALNMRGGVEDLGINISNMPSFKKIDTSHDLFAAQDEVISKVESIMSIVLSKDELDLDLLISEFFDLVLMSGLDLSTLYRLYVGKNILNQFRQDHGYKEGTYVKVWNGDEDNVIMKKIWEDDSDIKPDDLYKKLSKIYLAFNKS comes from the coding sequence ATGGATAAGATATTAATTATGTTACAACTTCAGAATCAACTAAACGATTCTACAAACGGTGAAAACTGGACAAAAGGTGTTACTAAGAACGGTAAAGTTATTAACTGGAAGAGATGCATCTATATGGAGTGTGCCGAGATGATAGACAGCTTCTCATGGAAACACTGGAAAAATATAGATGCACAGCCGGATTGGGATAACCTACAAATCGAAGTTGTCGATGTATGGCATTTTATTATCTCTTTAGCTATAGAGAACTACGCCCTTAATATGCGTGGCGGTGTTGAAGATTTGGGGATAAATATCTCAAATATGCCTAGTTTTAAAAAAATAGATACTTCCCATGACCTTTTTGCAGCCCAAGATGAAGTTATATCTAAAGTTGAGAGTATTATGTCGATAGTGCTCTCAAAAGATGAACTAGATCTAGATTTATTAATATCGGAATTTTTTGATTTAGTCCTTATGAGCGGATTGGATTTAAGTACATTATATAGATTGTACGTAGGAAAAAATATTTTAAATCAGTTTCGTCAAGATCACGGATATAAAGAGGGTACATATGTAAAAGTGTGGAACGGCGATGAAGATAATGTAATTATGAAAAAAATCTGGGAAGATGACAGTGATATAAAACCGGATGACCTTTACAAAAAACTATCTAAAATATATCTGGCATTTAATAAAAGTTAA
- the fliF gene encoding flagellar basal-body MS-ring/collar protein FliF, producing the protein MDFSALFSQLVVLYAKLTKQQKMIIAAAIIGIVAFLIFLVVYTSKSTKDSKYEVLFDKLSSSDAAKVIEQLEKENIPYKLEDKNVIKVPKGVVYKQRISIASMGIPKDNGVGFELFNEQEFGATSFDQNVKYMRALEGELSRTIEALAPIESAAVSLALPKDSLFIEKQIDPTASVMVSIVEDRRLSPKQIRGIKNLVASAVPKLTSDNVMLVDSDGETLGDEDEMAQMSELSQVQQKFKNKEEKKKQKKIIEVISPFVGGEQKVRAQVTIEFDFSIKNSTSETFDPENVVRSEQVSEESREGSTPPEVGGVPGTVSNIGPVEGLKSNNVTEKYSKNTGTTNYEVGKTVSTTKSQFARIKRITAAVIVDGRYKNKFDEEGKETDEKEYEPLSQTDLEALSSLVSRSIGIDENRGDVITVQNLQFKRTKGIVKVDEISKFMEFSQTYLAPFSGLFKYLFVLLLLLILYKKVISPFAERMLEITKEEEELDKPNLDIEDDEEEDLVEKVQAMRKKVEDQLGVGENFNEDELKYDVLLEKVKIMAEDEPEQIAALLQTLLTEEQTLADMKEPSRG; encoded by the coding sequence ATGGATTTTAGTGCACTTTTTTCACAGTTAGTTGTTTTATATGCGAAGTTGACAAAGCAGCAAAAAATGATTATTGCAGCAGCTATTATAGGTATAGTTGCATTTTTAATTTTTTTAGTGGTATATACTTCCAAAAGTACAAAAGACAGTAAATACGAAGTCCTTTTTGATAAATTAAGCTCCTCTGATGCTGCAAAAGTTATTGAACAACTTGAAAAAGAAAATATCCCTTATAAACTTGAAGATAAAAATGTTATAAAGGTGCCAAAAGGTGTCGTTTATAAACAAAGAATATCTATTGCATCCATGGGTATTCCAAAAGATAACGGTGTCGGTTTTGAACTTTTTAACGAGCAAGAGTTCGGTGCTACGAGTTTTGACCAAAACGTAAAATATATGCGTGCCTTAGAAGGTGAACTCTCTCGTACTATTGAAGCATTAGCTCCGATTGAGAGTGCCGCAGTATCTTTAGCCCTTCCAAAAGATTCTTTATTTATTGAAAAGCAGATTGATCCGACGGCTTCGGTTATGGTAAGTATTGTTGAAGACAGAAGACTCTCCCCTAAGCAGATACGCGGTATAAAAAACCTTGTTGCATCTGCAGTTCCAAAACTAACAAGCGATAATGTTATGCTTGTCGATAGTGACGGTGAAACTTTGGGCGATGAAGACGAAATGGCTCAAATGAGTGAACTCTCTCAAGTTCAACAAAAATTTAAAAATAAAGAAGAGAAGAAAAAACAAAAGAAAATTATAGAAGTTATATCGCCTTTTGTCGGAGGGGAGCAAAAAGTTCGTGCACAAGTCACGATAGAGTTTGATTTCTCTATAAAAAATTCTACGAGTGAAACATTTGACCCTGAAAACGTAGTAAGAAGCGAACAAGTAAGTGAAGAATCACGTGAAGGTTCAACTCCTCCGGAAGTCGGAGGCGTACCTGGAACCGTAAGTAATATTGGACCTGTTGAGGGCTTAAAAAGCAACAACGTTACCGAAAAATATTCTAAAAATACGGGTACTACGAATTATGAAGTCGGTAAAACAGTTTCAACTACAAAAAGTCAGTTTGCCAGAATCAAGCGTATTACGGCAGCAGTTATAGTAGATGGAAGATATAAAAACAAATTTGACGAGGAAGGCAAAGAAACAGATGAAAAAGAATACGAGCCTTTATCTCAAACAGATTTAGAAGCACTATCTTCTCTTGTATCACGCTCAATAGGTATAGATGAAAACAGGGGTGATGTTATAACCGTTCAAAACTTGCAGTTTAAACGTACAAAAGGTATTGTTAAAGTTGATGAGATCAGTAAGTTTATGGAGTTCTCACAAACTTATCTTGCTCCTTTTTCAGGACTGTTCAAATATCTGTTTGTTCTTTTATTGCTTCTTATACTTTACAAAAAAGTTATCTCTCCGTTTGCAGAGCGTATGCTTGAGATAACAAAAGAGGAAGAGGAACTTGACAAACCTAATCTTGATATAGAAGACGATGAAGAAGAAGATCTTGTTGAAAAAGTTCAAGCAATGCGTAAAAAAGTTGAAGACCAACTTGGTGTCGGAGAGAACTTCAATGAAGACGAACTCAAATATGACGTACTGCTTGAAAAAGTAAAAATTATGGCAGAGGATGAACCTGAACAGATTGCGGCTCTTCTTCAAACATTGCTGACCGAAGAACAGACTTTGGCCGATATGAAAGAACCATCAAGGGGATAG
- a CDS encoding uracil-DNA glycosylase, which produces MKRINCRRCIYYFVTWQAGKPHGCRAYGFKSQQLPSIVVFQSSGSDCSQFIQKKPAKSS; this is translated from the coding sequence ATGAAAAGAATCAACTGTAGAAGATGTATATATTATTTTGTAACTTGGCAGGCCGGTAAACCTCATGGATGCAGGGCATACGGATTTAAATCACAACAGTTACCATCAATAGTAGTATTTCAAAGCTCAGGAAGCGACTGTTCACAGTTTATACAAAAGAAACCCGCAAAAAGTTCTTAG
- the dxs gene encoding 1-deoxy-D-xylulose-5-phosphate synthase — MDIKSKNIKELETVCNDIRERILDVVSKNGGHLSSTLGATELIVAMHKVFDSNKDPFIFDVSHQSYAHKLVTGRWDEFESLRTFGGLSGYTKPSESDDDYFVAGHSSTSISLGVGAAKGIALKGETDSRIPVVMIGDGSMTAGMVYEALNELGDRKYPMVIILNDNEMSIAKPIGAISKMLSSAMASPFYQRFKKNTESFVDNFGDGARYMAKRMEESLKLITPGIMFEEMGIDYIGPVDGHDLKSLIETLELAKKLNKPVIVHAQTLKGKGYEIAEGKEEKWHGVGPFDIENGASSKKSSSKSATQIYTESLMHLAKQNEKIVGATAAMPSGTGLSELIEAYPNRFWDVAIAEQHAVTSMAALAKEGFKPFCTIYSTFLQRGYDQVIHDTCLMNLPVVFALDRAGIVGEDGETHQGVFDISYLRAVPNMTLFAPRDEKSFHQAMAFAASYEYPCSLRYPRGSFVETDLPESEEFKLAKSQLLRSSKGDKLFIGYGGGVGRAYETAKLMDEDVSILDLRFVKPLDAEMLRDLSTKHKKWYVFSDSSKAGGVGSAILEFLSDEKIQDVELESFEYADKFITHGNTKLVEESLGILPEQLAKKIKG; from the coding sequence ATGGATATAAAATCAAAAAATATTAAAGAATTAGAAACTGTTTGTAATGATATAAGAGAAAGAATTTTAGACGTAGTAAGCAAAAACGGCGGGCATCTTAGCTCAACACTAGGTGCGACAGAATTGATAGTAGCTATGCACAAGGTTTTTGATAGCAATAAAGATCCGTTTATATTTGACGTATCGCATCAATCATATGCACATAAACTTGTTACAGGACGATGGGATGAGTTTGAGAGTCTTAGAACATTCGGCGGTTTAAGCGGCTATACGAAACCTAGTGAGAGCGATGATGATTATTTTGTCGCAGGACACAGTTCCACATCAATCTCTTTAGGCGTAGGTGCGGCTAAAGGCATCGCACTTAAAGGTGAAACTGACAGCCGTATTCCGGTAGTTATGATAGGTGACGGTTCTATGACTGCAGGTATGGTTTATGAGGCTTTAAATGAGCTTGGTGACAGAAAATATCCTATGGTTATCATACTAAACGATAATGAGATGAGTATAGCAAAACCCATAGGTGCAATATCAAAGATGCTCTCATCGGCAATGGCAAGCCCTTTTTACCAAAGATTTAAAAAAAATACGGAAAGTTTTGTAGATAATTTTGGAGACGGTGCTAGATATATGGCTAAAAGGATGGAAGAATCCTTAAAGCTTATAACTCCTGGTATTATGTTTGAAGAGATGGGAATAGACTATATAGGGCCTGTTGACGGACATGATTTAAAATCATTAATTGAAACACTTGAACTTGCTAAAAAACTGAACAAACCCGTAATTGTTCATGCTCAAACTCTAAAGGGCAAAGGTTATGAGATAGCTGAGGGTAAAGAGGAGAAGTGGCACGGAGTTGGACCCTTTGATATTGAAAACGGAGCTTCATCTAAAAAATCATCTTCAAAATCTGCAACTCAGATATATACAGAATCATTAATGCATCTGGCAAAACAAAACGAAAAGATAGTCGGGGCAACTGCCGCTATGCCGAGTGGAACGGGGCTTAGTGAACTTATAGAAGCTTATCCAAACAGATTTTGGGATGTAGCAATTGCGGAACAACATGCCGTAACATCAATGGCGGCTCTTGCAAAAGAGGGTTTTAAACCTTTTTGTACGATATATTCTACATTTTTACAACGTGGATACGATCAAGTTATACACGATACCTGTTTAATGAATCTTCCTGTTGTATTTGCACTTGATCGTGCAGGTATAGTGGGTGAAGACGGTGAGACGCATCAGGGTGTTTTTGATATATCGTATCTACGTGCAGTTCCAAATATGACGCTTTTTGCTCCTAGGGATGAGAAAAGTTTTCATCAGGCTATGGCTTTTGCGGCCTCTTATGAGTATCCGTGTTCATTGAGATATCCAAGAGGTTCGTTTGTAGAAACAGACCTTCCTGAGTCTGAAGAGTTTAAACTTGCTAAATCGCAACTGTTGCGTTCATCAAAAGGAGATAAGCTCTTTATAGGTTACGGCGGGGGAGTAGGACGTGCATATGAAACGGCTAAACTTATGGATGAAGATGTCAGCATCTTGGATTTACGTTTTGTAAAACCACTGGATGCTGAGATGCTTAGAGATTTAAGCACTAAACATAAAAAATGGTATGTTTTCTCAGACAGCTCAAAAGCGGGCGGTGTAGGTTCTGCAATTTTAGAATTTTTATCCGATGAGAAAATACAAGATGTAGAGCTAGAGAGTTTTGAGTATGCTGATAAATTCATAACTCACGGAAATACAAAACTTGTTGAAGAGTCACTTGGTATATTACCTGAACAATTAGCCAAAAAGATTAAAGGCTAA
- the ovoA gene encoding 5-histidylcysteine sulfoxide synthase yields MSKLSIYPLTLQGTDIEKKREEILAYFHNTYSLYEKMFEVLKDDSVFYKKSEPTRHPMIFYFGHTATFFINKLINMKIIDKRINPDFESIFAVGVDEMEWDDMDEARYKWPQVSEVKEYRSKVRELVDKLISEMDFKLPITWDSDMWIILMAIEHERIHIETSSVLHRQMPLEFIKNVDDFKICKECKNVVSNSLVSIPKTSVNLGKDRDDKYYGWDNEYGIYKEDVKEFKASKYLVSNNEFMEFVQEDGYEREEYWCDEGKKFLKITGAKHPPFWIKEQEGFSFRTLTKKVKMPLSWPVEVNNLEAMAFCRYKSQKDKIKYTLPSEAEYEAICQYAGVDDIQSELKANHNFGVSSSVSVSINEFKANNGSIYDVVGNVWQHSRTPIRPFEGFEVHKAYDDFTTPTYDEKHALILGSSWASSGNLIMKKSRYAFRRHFYQHAGFRYVETQADDSKKENIYESDDLVSQYCEFQYGDENFGIKNFATSCVENVIKYMTKSKKALDIGCATGRASFELTKFFDEVEGIDFSARFVGVGTKLKKEGYIAWKSKTEGDLYEHKKVTLEDLGYKGFEEKVTFWQGDACNIKPNFTGYDLVLAKNLIDRLYNPRLFLKSIKQRINQGGVLMLTSPYTWQEESTTKELWLGGFKDSFGKECYTLDGIKEILDDEFELLEVKDIEFVIKETNRKFQHTVAEASIWRKK; encoded by the coding sequence TTGAGTAAGTTAAGTATATATCCACTAACATTGCAGGGCACAGATATAGAAAAAAAGAGAGAAGAGATACTTGCGTATTTTCATAATACGTATAGTCTTTATGAGAAGATGTTTGAAGTTTTAAAGGATGATAGCGTCTTTTATAAAAAGAGTGAACCGACTCGTCATCCAATGATTTTTTACTTTGGTCATACTGCTACTTTTTTTATAAATAAACTTATAAATATGAAGATAATAGATAAACGGATAAATCCTGATTTTGAGTCTATTTTTGCCGTGGGCGTAGATGAGATGGAATGGGATGATATGGATGAAGCCAGATATAAATGGCCCCAAGTCTCAGAGGTAAAAGAGTATAGAAGTAAAGTAAGGGAATTAGTCGATAAACTAATCAGTGAAATGGATTTTAAGCTTCCTATTACTTGGGATAGTGATATGTGGATAATACTTATGGCAATTGAACATGAACGCATCCATATAGAGACATCAAGCGTATTGCATCGTCAGATGCCTTTAGAGTTTATTAAAAATGTAGATGACTTTAAAATATGTAAAGAGTGTAAAAATGTAGTCTCAAACTCACTTGTAAGTATTCCAAAAACAAGTGTTAATCTTGGAAAAGACAGAGATGATAAATACTATGGCTGGGATAATGAATACGGTATTTATAAAGAGGATGTAAAAGAGTTTAAAGCATCCAAGTATCTAGTTTCCAACAATGAGTTTATGGAGTTCGTACAAGAGGACGGTTATGAAAGAGAAGAGTACTGGTGTGATGAGGGTAAAAAGTTTTTAAAAATCACAGGGGCAAAACATCCACCTTTTTGGATAAAAGAGCAAGAAGGTTTTAGTTTCCGTACCCTTACAAAAAAAGTTAAGATGCCTCTTTCTTGGCCAGTTGAGGTAAACAACCTGGAAGCTATGGCATTTTGCAGATACAAATCTCAAAAAGATAAAATTAAATACACACTGCCGAGTGAAGCCGAATATGAAGCTATCTGCCAGTATGCAGGTGTAGATGATATACAGAGTGAGTTAAAAGCAAACCATAACTTTGGAGTCTCAAGCAGTGTATCTGTAAGCATCAATGAATTTAAAGCTAATAACGGGAGCATCTATGATGTAGTGGGAAATGTATGGCAACATTCACGTACACCTATAAGGCCGTTTGAAGGATTTGAGGTACACAAGGCATATGATGATTTTACAACACCTACATATGATGAAAAACACGCACTTATTTTAGGTTCGTCTTGGGCAAGCAGTGGAAACTTGATAATGAAAAAATCACGTTACGCTTTTAGAAGGCATTTTTACCAACATGCAGGTTTTAGATACGTGGAGACTCAAGCAGATGATTCAAAAAAAGAAAATATTTACGAGAGTGATGATTTAGTCTCTCAGTATTGTGAATTTCAATACGGCGATGAAAACTTTGGCATAAAAAACTTTGCAACATCTTGTGTCGAAAATGTTATTAAATATATGACAAAATCTAAAAAAGCACTCGATATAGGCTGTGCAACGGGTAGGGCAAGTTTTGAATTGACAAAGTTTTTTGATGAGGTGGAAGGGATTGATTTTTCTGCTCGTTTTGTAGGCGTGGGTACAAAGCTGAAAAAAGAGGGTTATATAGCTTGGAAGTCAAAAACAGAAGGCGATTTGTATGAACACAAAAAAGTAACTCTTGAAGATTTAGGCTATAAAGGCTTTGAAGAAAAAGTCACTTTTTGGCAAGGAGATGCATGTAATATCAAGCCGAATTTTACAGGCTATGATTTGGTACTTGCAAAAAACCTAATAGACCGTTTATATAATCCAAGACTTTTTTTAAAATCTATAAAACAGCGTATAAATCAAGGCGGAGTTTTAATGCTTACTTCACCTTACACTTGGCAGGAAGAATCAACTACTAAAGAGTTATGGCTAGGCGGATTTAAAGACTCTTTTGGTAAAGAGTGTTACACACTTGATGGGATAAAAGAGATTTTAGATGACGAGTTTGAGCTTTTAGAAGTAAAAGATATAGAGTTTGTTATAAAAGAGACTAACAGGAAGTTCCAGCATACCGTAGCAGAGGCTAGCATCTGGAGAAAAAAGTGA
- the fliH gene encoding flagellar assembly protein FliH, producing the protein MAKVISENKLSKHTMDKYKFKVFSMNVGSNEENKEQVGTSSLQETSAESKTQEKQEIQNVDSSSLSTNSKDSLIESLMKKTDEMSSNFIKLQMKLENMSDEHKLELQKVKDEAFEKGVEEGLEQAKKNQDNNVANSLNQFIASVETLGQSAKEFESALEGIKSSLLEAACDIAKEVISIELSDNSNEIAKVLSEELINELQSASKVKLKVNPKNHGAISEAVGSDERIEVLADNAVSEGGVVVLSDAGNIDAQIKKRFERVKRAALSE; encoded by the coding sequence TTGGCTAAAGTTATTTCTGAAAATAAATTATCAAAGCATACTATGGATAAATATAAATTTAAAGTATTCTCTATGAATGTAGGTAGTAATGAAGAGAATAAAGAACAAGTTGGTACTAGCTCTTTGCAAGAGACTTCTGCAGAGTCTAAAACCCAAGAGAAACAAGAAATACAAAACGTTGACTCAAGTTCTTTAAGTACTAATTCAAAAGATTCACTTATTGAATCTTTAATGAAAAAGACAGATGAGATGAGCTCTAACTTTATTAAGCTGCAAATGAAGTTAGAAAATATGAGTGACGAGCATAAGTTAGAACTTCAAAAAGTAAAAGACGAAGCATTTGAAAAAGGTGTTGAAGAAGGACTGGAACAAGCTAAAAAAAACCAAGATAATAATGTGGCAAATAGTTTAAATCAGTTTATAGCTTCGGTAGAGACTTTGGGACAAAGTGCAAAGGAGTTTGAGTCTGCATTGGAAGGTATAAAAAGTTCTTTACTTGAGGCAGCCTGTGATATAGCTAAAGAGGTTATCTCTATTGAACTCTCGGACAATTCTAACGAGATAGCTAAAGTACTCTCAGAAGAATTGATAAACGAGTTGCAAAGTGCTTCAAAAGTAAAACTAAAAGTAAATCCTAAAAATCATGGAGCTATTTCTGAAGCAGTCGGTTCAGACGAACGAATAGAAGTATTAGCTGATAATGCCGTAAGTGAAGGCGGTGTTGTTGTTTTAAGCGATGCAGGTAATATAGATGCACAGATTAAAAAAAGATTTGAAAGAGTAAAGAGGGCAGCGTTAAGCGAGTAA
- the pgeF gene encoding peptidoglycan editing factor PgeF, translating into MSLYQTKFFFTSREDGNLAFHVNDDKNSVINNHKHLAKKHNYDFNKLVHMKQIHSDIVHIVDKDNNFNNPPECDALITDKKNIPLMVMVADCSPLLFYDEIRGVIAAVHAGRQGAFKNIVKNVLDVFVKNYASDIKNIKVHIGASICQNCYEVGSEIDAEAKELGFDYAVKIIDDFFYLDVNKIILKQLSDYGVLDENIKLLDECSSCNDKNYYSYRRDGQTGRFAGVIILN; encoded by the coding sequence ATGTCATTATATCAAACTAAATTTTTCTTCACATCAAGAGAAGACGGTAACCTAGCATTTCATGTCAATGATGATAAGAATAGTGTAATAAACAATCATAAACACTTAGCTAAAAAACATAATTATGATTTTAATAAACTCGTTCATATGAAACAAATTCACTCCGATATCGTACATATTGTAGATAAAGATAATAACTTTAACAATCCACCCGAGTGCGATGCACTTATAACAGATAAGAAAAACATCCCTCTTATGGTTATGGTAGCAGATTGTAGCCCTCTACTTTTTTATGATGAGATAAGAGGAGTTATAGCAGCGGTTCATGCAGGACGTCAGGGTGCTTTTAAAAATATAGTTAAAAACGTACTGGATGTTTTTGTTAAAAACTATGCCTCGGATATAAAAAATATAAAAGTTCATATAGGTGCGAGCATCTGTCAAAACTGTTATGAAGTCGGAAGTGAGATAGATGCTGAAGCAAAAGAACTAGGGTTTGATTATGCCGTAAAAATAATAGACGACTTTTTTTATTTGGATGTAAATAAAATAATTTTAAAACAGCTAAGTGATTATGGGGTTTTGGATGAAAATATCAAACTTTTAGATGAGTGTAGTTCATGCAATGACAAAAACTACTACTCATATAGACGTGATGGACAAACGGGAAGGTTTGCCGGAGTAATTATTTTAAATTAG
- the fliG gene encoding flagellar motor switch protein FliG, whose amino-acid sequence MNLNQVQQAQFDEMSIAEKIAILLLQLGEETTATLFTSMNVDSITEVSKYIARDKSVDRGVATAILEEFYAIFQSGQYITSGGLEYARELLYRTLGPDEAKRVLEKLSKSMQESQNFSYLSKIKPQQLSDFIINEHPQTIALILAHMDSTEAADTLSFFPDELRSEVSMRMAKLGDISPSVIKRVSAVLESKLESLASYKVEVGGPRAVADIFNRLGAKSSKATLSQIEQQDEELASMIKEMMFTFEDISTLDKGAITEILKAVDKKELMLALKSAPEELKEKFMSAMSERAQEAFLEEMQFLGAVKMKDVEGAQRKIVETVNGLAETGTIQIGNNEEMVE is encoded by the coding sequence ATGAATCTAAATCAAGTACAGCAGGCACAGTTTGATGAAATGAGTATAGCTGAAAAGATAGCTATCCTTTTATTGCAACTTGGGGAAGAAACAACTGCAACACTTTTTACGAGTATGAATGTCGATAGTATTACGGAGGTATCAAAATATATTGCAAGAGATAAGTCGGTAGATCGTGGGGTGGCAACTGCAATTTTAGAAGAATTTTATGCAATCTTTCAGTCCGGGCAATACATAACAAGCGGTGGTTTAGAATATGCAAGAGAACTTTTATATAGAACTTTAGGACCTGATGAAGCAAAGAGAGTTTTGGAAAAACTCTCAAAATCTATGCAGGAATCTCAAAACTTTTCTTATCTTTCAAAAATCAAGCCTCAACAGCTTTCTGACTTTATTATAAACGAGCATCCACAAACGATTGCCCTTATTTTGGCACATATGGATTCAACCGAAGCTGCAGATACTTTAAGCTTTTTTCCGGATGAGTTAAGAAGTGAAGTATCTATGAGGATGGCAAAACTCGGAGATATCTCTCCATCGGTTATTAAAAGAGTTTCTGCTGTGCTTGAATCCAAACTTGAATCTCTTGCATCTTACAAAGTCGAAGTTGGTGGACCGCGTGCAGTTGCAGATATCTTTAACCGTCTCGGTGCTAAGAGTTCTAAAGCTACTCTATCTCAAATTGAACAGCAAGATGAAGAACTTGCATCTATGATTAAAGAGATGATGTTTACTTTTGAAGATATATCTACTCTTGATAAGGGTGCTATTACCGAAATTCTTAAAGCGGTTGATAAAAAAGAACTTATGCTTGCACTTAAATCGGCTCCTGAAGAGCTTAAAGAGAAATTTATGTCTGCAATGAGTGAGCGTGCTCAAGAAGCATTCCTAGAAGAGATGCAGTTCCTTGGTGCTGTTAAAATGAAAGATGTTGAAGGTGCTCAACGTAAAATTGTTGAAACGGTTAACGGACTTGCCGAAACAGGAACTATTCAGATTGGTAACAATGAAGAGATGGTGGAGTAA
- a CDS encoding pyridoxamine 5'-phosphate oxidase family protein, whose product MSLKKIESFLDEHHVLSLATSYKNELSVCSLFYAYEKNSSTFVVASSEDTTHIQHILKNKQVAGSVVLETKKVGKIQGLQFRGEFEVLEDNDLKKLYFKAFPYALTMNPKLWKIKANYFKFTDNTLGFGKKFIWERD is encoded by the coding sequence TTGTCTTTAAAAAAAATAGAATCGTTTTTAGATGAGCATCATGTTCTTAGTCTTGCTACATCTTATAAAAATGAGTTAAGTGTTTGTAGTCTTTTTTATGCATATGAAAAAAACAGTTCGACTTTTGTAGTTGCAAGCAGTGAAGATACTACGCATATTCAACATATTTTAAAAAACAAACAAGTAGCAGGTTCTGTTGTTCTTGAAACAAAAAAAGTCGGTAAAATTCAAGGTCTGCAGTTTCGCGGTGAATTTGAGGTTTTGGAAGATAACGACTTAAAAAAACTCTACTTTAAAGCTTTTCCATATGCTTTGACTATGAATCCAAAGTTGTGGAAAATAAAAGCAAATTACTTTAAATTTACGGATAACACTTTGGGTTTTGGTAAAAAATTTATTTGGGAGAGAGACTAA